The DNA window AAGACACACAAGGTCTTCAAGTTCTTATTGTTGATGGTAAGCCGGTATCGATTGAGCTACCTTCTGCTGTTGAAATGGTTATTGTAGAAACTGACCCATCAATTAAAGGTGCGTCGGCAAGTGCTCGTACTAAACCTGCGATCCTTTCTACTGGCCTTACGGTACAAGTACCTGAATACATCGCAAGCGGCGAAAAAATCAAGATTAATACGACTGATCACAAATTCATGAGTCGTGCAGATAAATAATAGCGTTGTCTATTAGATAAAGGCTCGTTATCTTAAGCAGATAACGAGCCTTTTTTGTCTTTAGCACTCTGGTATGATAATTGCCGAATTATCATTTGCTGCTACGCTCATAGGACTTAAGATAAACTTAAGCATTTCATGTAATCACGATTAGGAGTGAATGTTATGATGTGTAACCTTGCAATTATTTTATTACCTTTGGGTTTACTCATTGCTTGTGATAGTAGTGAAAAAGCCACTGAGCAAGAAGAACCGGATAAGAGTGCCATAGAGCAGAGCTATGATGATGCAAAGAGTACAGCTAAGGATGTGTTAGATACAACTAAAGCCGCTGCTGTAAGCGCTGTCGATGAGGCTAAAGAAATGGCTGATGATGTTAAGGATGCGTCTGTAGATGCTTGGGAAAGTACAAAACAAAGTACAGCTAATGCAATAGATACAGCGTCAGAAGCAACCAGTGATGCTTATAATAAAACGAAAGACAAAGCTAAGACTGCACTTGAGTCTGTGTCTGAAGCAGCATCTGACACGAGTGAGTCAGCTACAGAAGTAATGGATGATGTAAAAAAACAGACAGACGATAAAATCCAAGATTAAGCTGATAGCTTACTGAATTAATTATGTTTAAACATGATTTAGAAGGGGTGACCGAGTAATAGAGTCCACTCTTCTTTCATTATTTATCGGGGTTGTTGTTGGTCAAATAAAGTATCAAGTGCTGAAGTCTTTTCTGGTTGTTCATCTAATTTACTTTGAGATTCGATTTCAGCTAATTGATAGGTCGATTTATTTAATAGTTTAATCATGTTGTCTCGTTTATCTATTAAAAAATCATCTTTGAGATCGATAGCTTCGATTAATGTAATATTTTCATTTAACATTTTTACCGCAGTGCTATATTTTTCATGCTCAAAAAACGTAGTCGCTTTGATTAGGCAATTACTCAAACGCAGTTTTAATCGAATCTTTTCCAACTTAGATTCTTCAGTGACGCAATCTTCTAATGAGATGTTTCTTTTGTGTAGCTCGTGACGCAAAATTGCTTTGAGACGTGCAATATTTCGTGCTAAGTCAATTGTGGTTTGCTCATCAACAGGTTCAATAAATAGACCTGATGGAGATACTATTTTAGCTGTCGCAATATGCATTTTTTGTTGAGTAATATGATGTTTAATTTTATCGCTCAGTGGTTCGACGGTTAAAATGTTTTTGAGCGCGGCGATAATACGTTGGTGTAATAAGATCGTAAGTTTTGTGCTGAATGCAAGCGAGGTCGCGTACTTTAAAACCATTTCGGTTTCTTCTATAGACCGACGTTGTGCCGCTAAAACTTGGCGCTTTTTGGTTAATATTACTTTTCTTGCTTGTACAAAAATTGCAACGGCAATCATTGAAAATACAAAGAGTAGGATACCCATTTCCATGAACATTAAATTCAAACTTTCTATCCCTTATTAAATGCAGCGACTCGTCTATTACGTATGGTATTCTTCATGATATCTAAGTGCATAATAATACACGGGTTTATTAGTGCCTTCACTCTTATTTTCCTTATTATATCATTTAACCATTGTTGCATGTTGGTATCTACCTGAACTTTATTTGTATCTTTATTTTATCAATCGTAGCGTGGTCATTCTGGTTATAGTGATAGGGTATTAGATTCAATGACTTTACGTATATAAGGCCTATATTTATAGAGGCCTTATTCTTTATATGGTTTATTTCACTCGTACAATAAAGCGATTTATTCTAAAATTATATTTTTTAATATTATTATTGATATATTATGCTTAAAATGTATGCATTTAAGTAACATGATGTTTATGTTGCAGATCCTTATATTGTCAGCCATAGTAATCACTAACAAATAAGTATATTATCCCCAGCCAATTATCAGGCATAAAAATATGCGGTAAACAGGTGTATTGTGAAAGTTAGAATTGCTATTTATTTAGTTATTATTATTGGTGTTATCATTACTTATCAGGTTAATCGCTCTGAGATTAAGCAGTTAGATAAATTCCAACAATCATTTCAAATGGTAGAAGGGCGTTTAGGTGAGTTTTTCTATCAACTTCAAGCTATCCAATATGGTATGTCACAACTGAGCAGTTTGCGTAATCCATCAGCGGATGAGATTAACTTAAACTTTAAACGTACCGAAGATGACACTTGTCAAATATCAAAGCGTTTTAGTCATGACCAAATGTATGACTTTGAGACTAATTTTTTGGTGGTGAGTGATGGTTCTGGTTGTGAACCAAATACGGTATTACATAATAAGATCACAGAGACAATTAAGATTGCACCAATGATGACATTTATGGCTGGTCGTGCTGAAGATGTGATTAGTCTTTATTTTATCTCTATGGACAAATTTGTGATTACTTCACCAAAATATAATGCTTTAGTTATTAAGCCGAGTGAATTTGAAAGTAAATTATTTAAACGACCTTATATGCAAAAAGTATTAAGTGTGGGTGTTGAAAATCTTGCAAATAATATTTTTATTTCAGGTCCTTATGCAGATCTTAGTTTGAATAAAGACGTAATTACTTTTTCCATTGCAATCTTTATGGATAAAAAGTTTTACGGTGTGCTTAACATGGATATTCTATGGGAAGATTTGGTTGCAGGTATTGACTCAGATTTCAATATTATTAATGAACCGAATCCATTACTCGGTGATTCAATACTTAGTGATCCGCTTAGCTTTGATGGTATAGCGACTGACTTACGCTTAGTTATGCCCAATTCAATTAGCGATAAACTCACTTATTTAATTACAAATAGCCTTGTTGATATTGCATTTTATTTTATTGCGATTGTTCTTGCTGGTTGGGTATTATACACGCTGAAACTACGTCTTGTGTCGCAAAAGTTAGCAACTGAATCACACCATGATCCGTTAACGGGTCTATTAAATCGTCGTGGTTTTATGTCTGAGCTAAAAAGTGTTGAACGTCATCAATATTATTCTTTCATGAGCATCGATTTGGATAATTTTAAGCATGTTAACGATACTTATGGTCATCCTGTCGGCGATGAAGTTCTTATTCGGGTTACAACTACAATTCGGCATATGATCCGTGAAAAAGATATGTTTTTCCGTCTCGGTGGTGAAGAGTTTGGTTTGTTGATTGCTTATAACAAAGACAATAAACAAATTGATATTTTTGAACGTATCTGTGATGCGGTCGCTAACTTACCGCATTATAGCGAGGATATTGAATTTCACGTCACCATGTCTGGTGGTGCTATCACTACGTCTTCGATTGATCAAATTAAATCAATTAAAAGCATTATAAAGCAGTCGGATGAACTTTTGTATGCAGCTAAGGTCGCAGGTAAAAACCGTGTACTATATGGCGATTTTAACAGCCGTAATCCAATCGAATCCTAAGGTCGCTAAGTCTTCAATTTACGCTTCTAATTCAGCGCTGAAAAGTCGCAGTCGCCACTCCATAATGATTGAATTATTCGTGTACTCGATAACTAATTATGAAGTGAAATTATTAGCGTTCCCATTTTAATGATTATTAAAACCAAGCTGCTATAAGTAGGTGTTAATGTTGTTTTAAAATTACATTTTATAGCATTTTTGTTACTTAAATAGAGCTTTGGTTTTTTACTGTGTTTGATTTGTGTTTCATTTACAGTGAATTATTGAAAATATGACGTTGTAAAATATTAACATGTCAGTAACCTTATGAAATAAGGTAAATAAGTAAGATCTATATAGTTTATAAATTATTTTAAATTGTATGAAAATGATCTTTACTTCCTAATGATTTAGGATTAAAGTCTCGCCGAAATATGCAGTAACCAGCAACTGGTGTACATATAGTCGCATAACCTACATTTAAACAACTTAACTTGAGGATACAAGGTGGGAACATTCGCCTGCACAAACCCACGAAGCAGTACTTTCGTACCTGTTGTTGGTTTGTCATTTTTTGCTATTGCATCTGGCTTTTTAATGAGCCTAATTCCGTTATCACTACCATCATTTGGTCTAAGTCTGACACTAACACCTTGGCTAGTAAGTATCTTTTATCTGGGACTACTAATTGGTTCATTACAGATAGAAAGAGTCGTCGCCAGAATAGGTCATCGCCTTGCGTTTATTTTATTTTTAAGTGTGTTGTTATTATCAATATTTTTAATGATCGCAGTGCCTACGGCCGCAACGTGGTTAGCGTCTCGTTTTATTGCAGGTATTGCTGTAGCTGGCGTATTTGTTGTTGTTGAATCTTGGCTATTAATGGCTGACACAGCAAAACAACGTGCAAAGCGTCTTGGTTTATATATGACATCTCTATACGGTGGTAACTCACTTGGTCAGTTAGGACTTGTACCAATCGGCGTCGAGGGGGTTTTTCCTTATAGCATGGTGATTGCTGTATTGTTGATTGCCATACTACCACCACTATTAATTAGAGTAGGACAACCTGATTGTACTGGCCATCAAAAGATCAAGTTAGCAGAACTAAAAACACTTAGCCGACCTGCAATTTTGGGTTGCTTAGTGTCGGGTATGTTAATGGCACCTGTTTATGGTTTGATGCCTTTGTATATTAAAGCGCAAACAGGTAGTGCTGAGCAGACGGGAATGTTGATGGCGATCATTATTTTAGGTGGCATGTTAGTACAACCATTAGTCAGCTATTTATCACCAAAAATGAGTAAGACATTGCTAATGTCTTTATTCTGCTTGCTTGGCGTGTTAGGGATTATCGGGATATTAACGACCCGTGATTCGGTGTTATTAAGTTCAAGCTATATGCTATTAGGTGCGAGTGTATTCTCGATATACCCGATTGCGATCTCGCTAGCGTGCGATAATTTAAGCATTAGTAAAATTGTTTCGGCAACAGAGATCATGCTATTAAGTTATAGCGTGGGTTCCGTTGTTGGCCCTGTTGCAGCACAAGGCTTTAAGCATTATAACAACGGCTTAGTTACATACCTTGGTGTTTGCATGTTAACGATGTGTATATACATGCTTATAAAAAGTGCGACATCAAAGCCAAGCGATCATTCTGCTATCTCGCAGTAGGATCACATTAGCCTAGTGAATACAATGTTGATACGGTTAAGCTTGCTGATGGTTTAATCGTATTTTGTTCGTTTTAATCATATTGTCGTTACAGTGTTCGTTTATTTACATTTTAGCCCTTTATGATTATACAGTGTTAAGTGTTCATGCGATTTAAACACGTTTGATTACCAATAAAGTGTTAATTGTTGTTACAGGTATGCAATATAATTCCATCCATATATGATTTTATTCTGGTCAAACCAGCTCGATACTGCGTATTTTGTTAGTTTATATAACTCAACGTGTCTTATTTGAGCGTATTTGTGTGTTCGAACGCTCATTTTTATTCTTTGTTTGTTTTAATTATGTATTAAAAGTGTAAATTTAAAATCACACGAACATTGTGTACATAAACCCTACATAAAAATATAACAAAGGAATGAATCATGGCTAACAATAAACAGCATACTCTGATGGGCGAATGCCTAGCTGAGTTTATTGGCACTGGACTGTTAATCTTTTTTGGTGTCGGCTGTGTAGCTGCATTAGTATTAACAGGCGCTAGTTTTGGTCAATGGGAAATCAGTATTATTTGGGGTATGGGGGTAGCAGTTGCTATTTACTGTACGGCCGGTGTATCTGGTGCTCACATTAACCCTGCTGTGACGATTGCTTTAGCAGCTTTTCACGGATTTGATAAAAGCAAAGTATTACCTTATATTTTCGCTCAGTTATCAGGAGCTTTCTGTTCAGCTGCTTTAGTATACGGCTTATATAACAACTTATTTACTGACTACGAAATCGCGAACGGTTTCCTACGTAACAGTGAAGCAGCGCTATCAACAGCGGGTATTTTCTCAACTTACCCACACCCATCATTAACATTCATTGGCGCATTTGCGGTTGAGTTTGTTATTACTGCAGTATTAATGTTCGCTATCTTAGCGTTAGGTGATGAGCATAACGGTGAACCACGCGGCGCAATGAACCCTGTTCTTATCGGTGTGTTAATTGCTGTCATTGGCGGTTCTTTAGGTCCACTAACTGGTTTTGCAATGAACCCTGCACGTGACTTTGGTCCAAAACTATTCGCTTATTTCGCGGGTTGGGATTATGCACTAACAGGCGCTAAAGATATTCCTTACTTCATCGTACCAATTTTAGGTCCAATTGTAGGTGCATGTTTTGGTGGTTGGTTGTATCCAAAAGTGATTGGTCAATATCTACCATCAGCAGGTCACGGTTGTACTATCCCAAACCAGTGTGATGATGAATCAGCTGAAGGTGTAGTTGCTAAAGTATAGTATGCAACTTTGAATAACACCCAAGCGATTTTGAATACGATATTATTTACAATGAATAAGTAAAATCAATATGTAACATCAGAGAATCGCTTGGGTATATAATTAAATTAATACTTTAATATATAGTTAAATAAGACCTAATTACTTTAAACACTAAGTATAAAGTACTCTACCAAATGAAATATAAAGGACTTCATAATGACTGAGAAAAAATACATTATTGCTTTAGACCAAGGAACAACTAGTTCTCGTGCCGTTATTCTTGACCACGATGCAAATATTGTCAGCGTTTCTCAACGTGAATTTACACAAATCTATCCGCAAGCCGGCTGGGTTGAACATGATCCACTTGAAATTTATGCAACTCAGAGCTCAGTGTTAGTTGAAACGTTAGCGAAAACAGGTATCAGCAGTGATGAAATCGCAGCTATCGGTATTACTAACCAACGTGAAACAACCATTGTTTGGAATAAAGAAACAGGCAAGCCAGTTTATAACGCAATTGTATGGCAGTGTCGTCGTACTGCAGATATGTGCGAGAAACTAAAAGAACAAAATGAAGGTTTTGAAGATTATGTTCGTGAAAACACTGGTCTGGTTGTTGACCCGTATTTTTCAGGTACAAAAATTAAATGGATCCTTGATAATGTAGAGGGTGCTCGTGAAGACGCTGAAGCAGGTAAACTACTGTTCGGTACGGTTGACACTTGGTTAGTTTGGAAAATGTCACAAGGGCGCGTTCATGTAACAGACCACACAAATGCATCACGTACAATGTTGTTTAACATCAATACACTACAGTGGGATGAGAAACTACTTAAGATTCTTGATATTCCACTATCAATGATGGCAGAAGTGAAATCTTCTTCAGAAGTGTATGGTCAAGTGAACATCGGTGGTAAGGGTGGTACGCGTATCCCTCTTGCTGGCATCGCGGGCGATCAGCAAGCTGCACTTTATGGTCAAATGTGCGTAGAGCAAGGTCAAGCTAAAAATACCTATGGTACTGGTTGTTTCTTATTAATGAACACTGGTAAAGAAAAAGTAACATCTAAGAATGGTCTATTAACTACGTTAGCATGTGGTCCACGCGGTGAAGTTGCATACGCACTCGAAGGTGCAGTATTCATGGGTGGCGCTTCTATCCAATGGCTACGTGACGAAATGAAGTTACTTTCAGATGCAAAAGATTCTGAATACTTTGCGACTAAAGTTGAGACTTCAAATGGTGTTTACGTTGTTCCTGCGTTTACTGGTTTAGGTGCTCCGTACTGGGATGCATACGCACGCGGTACGATTGTTGGTCTAACTCGTGGTGTGGGTGCTAACCACATTATCCGTGCAACACTAGAAAGTATCGCGTATCAAACACGTGACGTACTGGATGCGATGCAAGCTGATTCAGGTATTAAGCTAGCTGAACTACGTGTAGATGGTGGCGCTGTAGCAAATAACTTCCTAATGCAATTCCAAGCTGATGTACTAGATACAACGGTATTACGCCCTGCAGTAACGGAAGTTACAGCATTAGGTGCTGCATACCTTGCTGGTCTTGCTGTTGGTTTCTGGGATGGCCTTGACGAACTTTCTGACAAAGCTGTTATCGAAAAATCATTTGAAGCACATGATGATGAAGTAAAACGTCAACGTCGTTACCGTGGTTGGAAACGTGCTGTTAAAGCTGCGCAATCATGGTCTGAAGGTCATGACGAAGAAGATGATTTACTGTAATCGTTTTTAAGTTTGATTGCCAATAGGCTGTCACTTTAAATTGAAAGAGTGCCATTAAGTTATATAGTGGCGCTCTTTTTTTGTGTGATTTTAATGTGTTTTATTGCTATTTAGTCTATTTTCGTCATCAAATTGACATGTTGTTAATAATAAATAGCTATTCGAACATTCATTTAGACACAAGTTTAAATGAAAATGTTCGAAGTGTGAAAATAAATGCTCGAATTCGAAAGTAAGTGGTGATTTTAATATAAAAGTGTTTTATATTAGTTATAGATGTTCGGTAGCGGTCGTTCGCTCAGACAAGAATGTATTAAAGTGAGTTAAGTATGAATAATGGAAACCAGAAAGTAATGACCAATGAAGTGCTAGATCTGCTCGTTGTTGGCGGTGGTATTAATGGTGCCGGTATTGCTGCAGATGCTGCAGGCCGAGGCTTAACTGTTGGTTTATATGAAGCAGCCGATTTTGCTTCAGCAACCTCATCTGCAAGCTCTAAATTAATTCATGGTGGTTTGCGTTACCTTGAGCATTACGAATTTCGTTTAGTATCTGAAGCATTAGCAGAACGTGAAGTATTACTTAAGAAAGCGCCACACATTGTTAAACCAATGCGTTTCCGTTTACCACATCGTCCTTTCTTACGTCCTGCAATACTGATTCGTGCAGGCTTATTCTTGTACGATAACTTGGGTAAACGTACGACGTTACCAGGCAGTAAACAAGTAAATTTAGCGAAATCTGGTTTGCTTAAAAAAGAAATTACCAAAGGTTTTGAATATTCAGATTGCTGGGTTGATGATGCGCGTTTAGTTATTCTAAATGCAATGGCAGCACAACGTAATGGCGCTGAAGTTGAAAACTATTGCCGTGTAGAAAAAGCCGTTCGTAAAGATGGTTTATGGCAAGTCACTATTCTAAACGAGCAAACAAATGTTCGTTTCGAGCGTACAGCGCGTGCATTAGTGAATGCAGCTGGCCCTTGGGTTAAGCAATTCTTCGATGACAGTATGGAAGAAACATCACCACGAAACATTCGTTTGGTGAAAGGTTCACACATTGTTGTGCCACGCATTCATGATGAAGAACAAGCTTACATTCTACAAAATAAAGATAACCGTATCGTATTTGCTATTCCTTACATGGAAGACTTCTCAATTATCGGTACAACAGATGTTGAGTATGTTGGTGACCCACGTAAAGTTGCGATCTCTGACGAAGAGGTTGATTACCTGATTGATGTTGTAAATGAACATTTTGTTAAACAACTTGCACCAAGTGATGTTGTTTGGACTTATAGTGGCGTGCGTCCATTATGTGATGATGAATCGTCATCACCAC is part of the Moritella viscosa genome and encodes:
- a CDS encoding putative lipoprotein (No significant database matches); the protein is MMCNLAIILLPLGLLIACDSSEKATEQEEPDKSAIEQSYDDAKSTAKDVLDTTKAAAVSAVDEAKEMADDVKDASVDAWESTKQSTANAIDTASEATSDAYNKTKDKAKTALESVSEAASDTSESATEVMDDVKKQTDDKIQD
- a CDS encoding membrane protein → MFMEMGILLFVFSMIAVAIFVQARKVILTKKRQVLAAQRRSIEETEMVLKYATSLAFSTKLTILLHQRIIAALKNILTVEPLSDKIKHHITQQKMHIATAKIVSPSGLFIEPVDEQTTIDLARNIARLKAILRHELHKRNISLEDCVTEESKLEKIRLKLRLSNCLIKATTFFEHEKYSTAVKMLNENITLIEAIDLKDDFLIDKRDNMIKLLNKSTYQLAEIESQSKLDEQPEKTSALDTLFDQQQPR
- a CDS encoding putative membrane associated signaling protein, GGDEF family protein, yielding MKVRIAIYLVIIIGVIITYQVNRSEIKQLDKFQQSFQMVEGRLGEFFYQLQAIQYGMSQLSSLRNPSADEINLNFKRTEDDTCQISKRFSHDQMYDFETNFLVVSDGSGCEPNTVLHNKITETIKIAPMMTFMAGRAEDVISLYFISMDKFVITSPKYNALVIKPSEFESKLFKRPYMQKVLSVGVENLANNIFISGPYADLSLNKDVITFSIAIFMDKKFYGVLNMDILWEDLVAGIDSDFNIINEPNPLLGDSILSDPLSFDGIATDLRLVMPNSISDKLTYLITNSLVDIAFYFIAIVLAGWVLYTLKLRLVSQKLATESHHDPLTGLLNRRGFMSELKSVERHQYYSFMSIDLDNFKHVNDTYGHPVGDEVLIRVTTTIRHMIREKDMFFRLGGEEFGLLIAYNKDNKQIDIFERICDAVANLPHYSEDIEFHVTMSGGAITTSSIDQIKSIKSIIKQSDELLYAAKVAGKNRVLYGDFNSRNPIES
- a CDS encoding MFS transporter, which codes for MGTFACTNPRSSTFVPVVGLSFFAIASGFLMSLIPLSLPSFGLSLTLTPWLVSIFYLGLLIGSLQIERVVARIGHRLAFILFLSVLLLSIFLMIAVPTAATWLASRFIAGIAVAGVFVVVESWLLMADTAKQRAKRLGLYMTSLYGGNSLGQLGLVPIGVEGVFPYSMVIAVLLIAILPPLLIRVGQPDCTGHQKIKLAELKTLSRPAILGCLVSGMLMAPVYGLMPLYIKAQTGSAEQTGMLMAIIILGGMLVQPLVSYLSPKMSKTLLMSLFCLLGVLGIIGILTTRDSVLLSSSYMLLGASVFSIYPIAISLACDNLSISKIVSATEIMLLSYSVGSVVGPVAAQGFKHYNNGLVTYLGVCMLTMCIYMLIKSATSKPSDHSAISQ
- the glpF gene encoding glycerol uptake facilitator protein → MANNKQHTLMGECLAEFIGTGLLIFFGVGCVAALVLTGASFGQWEISIIWGMGVAVAIYCTAGVSGAHINPAVTIALAAFHGFDKSKVLPYIFAQLSGAFCSAALVYGLYNNLFTDYEIANGFLRNSEAALSTAGIFSTYPHPSLTFIGAFAVEFVITAVLMFAILALGDEHNGEPRGAMNPVLIGVLIAVIGGSLGPLTGFAMNPARDFGPKLFAYFAGWDYALTGAKDIPYFIVPILGPIVGACFGGWLYPKVIGQYLPSAGHGCTIPNQCDDESAEGVVAKV
- the glpK gene encoding glycerol kinase, translating into MTEKKYIIALDQGTTSSRAVILDHDANIVSVSQREFTQIYPQAGWVEHDPLEIYATQSSVLVETLAKTGISSDEIAAIGITNQRETTIVWNKETGKPVYNAIVWQCRRTADMCEKLKEQNEGFEDYVRENTGLVVDPYFSGTKIKWILDNVEGAREDAEAGKLLFGTVDTWLVWKMSQGRVHVTDHTNASRTMLFNINTLQWDEKLLKILDIPLSMMAEVKSSSEVYGQVNIGGKGGTRIPLAGIAGDQQAALYGQMCVEQGQAKNTYGTGCFLLMNTGKEKVTSKNGLLTTLACGPRGEVAYALEGAVFMGGASIQWLRDEMKLLSDAKDSEYFATKVETSNGVYVVPAFTGLGAPYWDAYARGTIVGLTRGVGANHIIRATLESIAYQTRDVLDAMQADSGIKLAELRVDGGAVANNFLMQFQADVLDTTVLRPAVTEVTALGAAYLAGLAVGFWDGLDELSDKAVIEKSFEAHDDEVKRQRRYRGWKRAVKAAQSWSEGHDEEDDLL
- the glpD gene encoding aerobic glycerol-3-phosphate dehydrogenase translates to MNNGNQKVMTNEVLDLLVVGGGINGAGIAADAAGRGLTVGLYEAADFASATSSASSKLIHGGLRYLEHYEFRLVSEALAEREVLLKKAPHIVKPMRFRLPHRPFLRPAILIRAGLFLYDNLGKRTTLPGSKQVNLAKSGLLKKEITKGFEYSDCWVDDARLVILNAMAAQRNGAEVENYCRVEKAVRKDGLWQVTILNEQTNVRFERTARALVNAAGPWVKQFFDDSMEETSPRNIRLVKGSHIVVPRIHDEEQAYILQNKDNRIVFAIPYMEDFSIIGTTDVEYVGDPRKVAISDEEVDYLIDVVNEHFVKQLAPSDVVWTYSGVRPLCDDESSSPQAITRDYTLEIEQEGTQAPLLSIFGGKLTTYRKLAESAMNLISPYFDKLGDSWTADTALPGGDFNYPRTQLVENICSQYLWLNPETAKRYVNQFGTDSWDLFKDCKSEADFGIHFGQGVYSREIDYLIETEFAKKAEDVLWRRTKLGLYLSKEQQAAVTDYINAQVVKLNPVKLDKVG